A single window of Amyelois transitella isolate CPQ chromosome 17, ilAmyTran1.1, whole genome shotgun sequence DNA harbors:
- the LOC106134237 gene encoding carboxypeptidase B-like codes for MTREMTINQHDTQLKLKIFEKPSKQRPRSSPRSEVLCEDVVDEDLISILTTKTENGTQTKVARKKGLIKSQYGILQRNTKSVIVPSNKPRKRKVKLMDWKRYHRLNVIYAFIDELERDYPAICTVSVIGKSVEGRDIKMLKISNSDANNSAVWLDASIHSREWISTAVVTYIADVLVKNFQKLSPSVTNKDWHIVPVLNPDGYEYSHTKDRMWRKNRAVYEGHCTGVDLNRNFSCGWGNNGEQGSSEEPSNIFYRGPVPFSEPETVAVRDTILGSTTPFSVFLSFHSYFEMIIFPWGYKKDACPDYLRLLEGAAVMARAIYDTTGMTYKVGSTKDMTYYACGTATDWSYGIAKIPFSYMIELRSRKYKFKLPKDMIMDTCVEIWNAVKNLMDYVDRVKS; via the exons ATGACCAGGGAAATGACCATAAATCAGCACGACACACAACTCAAACTGAAGATCTTCGAAAAACCGTCGAAACAACGCCCAAGGAGCTCTCCAAGAAGCGAAGTACTGTGTGAGGATGTAGTTGACGAAGACCTTATTTCCATCCTGACCACGAAAACCGAGAACGGCACACAAACGAAAGTTGCTCGAAAAAAAG GATTGATCAAGTCTCAATATGGCATACTTCAAAGAAATACTAAATCGGTAATAGTACCGTCAAATAAGCCAAGGAAACGGAAAG tgAAATTAATGGACTGGAAGAGGTATCATAGGTTAAATGTAATATACGCTTTCATAGATGAACTAGAAAGAGATTACCCCGCAATTTGTACAGTGAGTGTCATCGGCAAATCTGTCGAAGGACGAGACATTAAG ATGCTAAAAATATCGAATAGTGATGCGAACAACTCAGCAGTATGGTTGGACGCATCGATACACTCTCGCGAGTGGATCAGCACGGCCGTGGTCACTTACATAGCTGACGTACTGGTCAAGAATTTCCAGAAACTATCGCCTTCTGTTACTAATAAGGACTG GCATATAGTTCCCGTGCTGAATCCTGATGGCTACGAATACTCTCACACTAAAGACAGAATGTGGAGGAAAAACAGGGCGGTGTACGAGGGTCATTGCACGGGCGTCGATCTCAACAGAAACTTCAG TTGTGGCTGGGGCAACAACGGCGAGCAGGGCTCTTCAGAAGAACCTAGCAACATCTTCTACCGTGGACCTGTTCCATTCTCAGAGCCAGAAACTGTAGCAGTTAGG GACACAATCCTCGGGTCAACGACACCGTTCAGCGTGTTCCTGTCATTCCACAGCTACTTTGAGATGATCATCTTCCCGTGGGGCTACAAGAAGGACGCGTGTCCCGACTACCTCCGTCTACTGGAAGGTGCAGCTGTGATGGCCAGG gcAATTTATGATACAACCGGGATGACTTACAAGGTTGGAAGCACCAAAGATATGACATACTATGCTTGCGGTACGGCGACCGACTGGAGCTACGGTATTGCCAAGATACCTTTCTCATACATGATCGAACTGAGAAGTAGAAAATACAAGTTCAAACTACCTAAAGACATGATAATGGACACGTGTGTAGAAATATGGAATGCGGTTAAAAATCTTATGGATTACGTCGATCGAGTGAAAAGTTAA
- the LOC132902752 gene encoding carboxypeptidase B-like, whose translation MNWNNYHRLDVIHSLLDDLEYDYPSICTSGIIGKSLEGRDLKILKISNSDASNACVWMDAGIHAREWIAPAVNTYIADHIARNFHELPTSVTNKDWYFLPVVNPDGYEYSHVRDRMWRKNRAWHGGQCVGVDLNRNFSYGYGGPGSSDNPNHAFFRGPEPFSEPESCAVRDMLSSSGISFKVYITLHSYGQVILFPFAFTDKLCPDYIRLLEGATVMSKAIYDCNGNIYKVGISRDVMYGAAGTSNDWSYGAAHIPYCYLIELRSKEHKFRLPKEEIEETGNEILNCVKALMEFLDNRPLEKKEPTEI comes from the exons ATGAATTGGAACAATTACCATCGTCTGGATGTTATTCACTCATTGCTAGATGACCTGGAATACGACTACCCCTCCATTTGCACATCTGGTATCATTGGCAAGTCACTAGAAGGAAGAGATTTGAAG ATACTAAAGATATCAAACAGTGATGCTAGCAACGCGTGTGTATGGATGGACGCCGGTATCCACGCCAGAGAATGGATCGCTCCGGCGGTCAACACGTATATTGCTGATCACATCGCGAGGAACTTCCATGAACTGCCTACAAGTGTCACGAATAAAGACTG GTATTTCCTCCCCGTAGTGAATCCAGATGGCTACGAGTATTCACACGTAAGAGATCGCATGTGGCGCAAAAACAGAGCATGGCACGGCGGGCAATGTGTCGGAGTCGACCTCAATAGGAATTTTAG ttaCGGCTATGGTGGCCCTGGGTCTTCAGATAACCCAAACCATGCATTTTTTAGGGGACCCGAACCTTTTTCGGAACCAGAATCCTGTGCCGTAAGA GACATGTTGTCGAGCTCGGGTATTTCTTTTAAAGTGTACATAACCCTGCACAGCTATGGACAAGTGATTTTATTCCCGTTCGCCTTCACCGACAAACTGTGTCCCGATTACATAAGATTACTTGAAGGAGCCACTGTTATGTCTAAG GCAATATACGACTGCAATGGTAACATATACAAAGTTGGTATATCCCGTGACGTCATGTACGGCGCTGCGGGAACCAGTAATGACTGGAGCTACGGAGCCGCGCATATTCCCTACTGCTACCTCATAGAACTAAGAAGCAAGGAACACAAATTCAGACTGCCCAAAGAAGAAATCGAAGAAACGGGTAACGAAATATTGAACTGCGTTAAAGCACTCATGGAGTTTTTAGACAATCGGCCACTTGAGAAAAAAGAACCTACTGAAATTTGA
- the LOC132902753 gene encoding carboxypeptidase B-like yields the protein MDVMVACQRLTLLEKLLRERDIQFVVTATDAGSVSPSRAKSPTFVMPTKGSVERCMDWNDYYPLNIIYNFLDSLEIAYPSICTVTSIGNSVEGREIKMLKISNSDAKNTGVWLDGAIHAREWISTSVVTYIADYLATNFNELPASITNKDWYLVPIVNPDGYHHTHNLERMWRKNRARTGSTVTGVDLNRNFGYYWGRGTTSEASSNDPNHLNYRGPEPFSEPETCAVKDLLLYSGTPFKIFLTFHSCSEVISFPWCYTADPCPDYVSLLEGGTIMAKAIYDTTGRMYKVGNFKDLMYYACGTSIDWSYGTAHIPFSYLVELRSKEYRFTLPKNEITDCCKEALNAVIALAEYVDKKKCLNCTVFAKKNR from the exons ATGGACGTGATGGTGGCGTGTCAAAGGCTCACGCTGCTGGAGAAACTCCTGAGAGAGAGGGACATACAGTTTGTTGTCACGGCGACTGATGCCGGGAGCGTTAGTCCCTCCCGAGCCAAGAGCCCCACGTTCGTGatgccgactaagggatcggtCG AACGGTGTATGGACTGGAATGATTATTATCCTTTAAATatcatttacaattttttggaCAGTTTAGAAATTGCCTATCCTTCAATATGCACTGTCACATCTATTGGAAACTCAGTGGAGGGCAGAGAAATTAAG aTGTTAAAGATATCAAACAGCGATGCAAAAAACACAGGCGTTTGGTTAGACGGAGCCATCCACGCGAGGGAATGGATAAGCACATCTGTGGTCACTTATATCGCCGATTATTTAGCCACAAATTTCAATGAGTTACCAGCTAGCATAACTAACAAAGATTG GTATTTGGTCCCAATAGTAAATCCTGATGGATATCATCACACACACAACTTGGAGCGGATGTGGAGGAAGAACAGAGCTCGAACCGGTAGCACCGTGACAGGAGTGGACCTGAACAGAAATTTTGG TTACTATTGGGGAAGAGGAACCACTTCCGAAGCTTCGTCAAACGATCCAAACCACTTAAATTATCGTGGCCCTGAACCATTTTCTGAGCCAGAAACATGCGCAGTAAAG GATTTACTTTTGTATTCAGGGACTCCGTTCAAGATCTTTTTGACGTTCCACTCTTGCAGTGAAGTGATATCATTCCCCTGGTGCTATACCGCGGACCCTTGTCCAGATTACGTCAGTCTTCTCGAAGGTGGAACTATTATGGCTAAG GCTATATACGACACAACCGGTCGTATGTACAAAGTGGGGAACTTCAAAGATCTCATGTACTACGCTTGCGGCACGAGCATAGACTGGAGCTATGGCACTGCGCACATTCCCTTCTCTTACCTCGTCGAGCTGAGAAGCAAAGAATACAGATTCACACTGCCAAAGAACGAAATCACGGATTGCTGTAAGGAAGCTCTGAATGCTGTCATAGCGTTAGCCGAGTACgtagataaaaagaaatgtttaaaCTGTACCGTTTTTGCCAAAAAGAATAGATGA